One genomic region from Salinicola endophyticus encodes:
- the hflC gene encoding protease modulator HflC: MFNNRALIGVIVLALLAWFASASFYVVNETQRAIKLRFGEVIENNIGPGLHFKLPVFNTVRIFDVRVQTVDSGATRYLTADSKAVIVDSFVKWKIADPKQFYEATRGNIQVAENLIAPRTDEALRNKFGQTQMSDIIQERIAAESKKEDLAGKSKGPDTVEGAREELMVEPVQQLDAAMRKELGVHILDIRVKRIELPTEVTQAVYERMNSEREQAARTYRAEGLQQAEAIRADADRQRQEILASGRQESETTRGEGDAQAAKIYAGAYQKDPDFYAFYRSMQAYRDSFNGEGKDLLVLSPENSQFFRYLKNPQPGAAQ, encoded by the coding sequence ATGTTTAACAATCGTGCCCTGATCGGCGTCATCGTCCTGGCGCTGCTGGCGTGGTTCGCCAGCGCGAGTTTCTACGTCGTCAACGAGACCCAGCGCGCCATCAAGCTACGCTTCGGCGAGGTGATCGAGAACAATATCGGTCCCGGGCTGCACTTCAAGCTACCGGTATTCAATACCGTGCGTATCTTCGACGTGCGCGTACAGACGGTGGACTCCGGCGCTACGCGCTATCTGACCGCCGACTCCAAAGCGGTCATCGTCGACTCCTTCGTCAAGTGGAAGATCGCCGATCCGAAGCAGTTCTACGAAGCGACCCGGGGTAACATCCAGGTTGCCGAGAACCTGATCGCCCCGCGGACCGACGAGGCGTTGCGCAACAAGTTCGGCCAGACCCAGATGTCCGACATCATCCAGGAGCGCATCGCCGCCGAGAGCAAGAAAGAGGACCTGGCCGGGAAGAGTAAAGGCCCGGACACGGTCGAGGGCGCCCGCGAAGAGCTGATGGTCGAGCCGGTTCAACAGCTCGATGCGGCCATGCGCAAGGAGCTCGGCGTGCATATCCTGGATATCCGGGTGAAGCGCATCGAACTGCCCACCGAGGTGACCCAGGCGGTCTACGAGCGTATGAACTCCGAACGTGAGCAGGCCGCGCGCACCTACCGCGCCGAGGGTCTGCAGCAGGCCGAGGCGATTCGCGCCGACGCCGACCGCCAGCGTCAGGAGATTCTTGCCAGCGGCCGTCAGGAGTCTGAGACCACGCGCGGTGAGGGTGATGCCCAGGCGGCCAAGATCTACGCCGGCGCTTACCAGAAGGACCCGGACTTCTACGCCTTCTACCGCTCGATGCAGGCCTACCGCGACAGCTTCAACGGCGAAGGCAAGGATCTGCTGGTGCTGAGCCCCGAGAACAGCCAGTTCTTCCGCTACCTGAAGAACCCGCAGCCGGGGGCGGCGCAGTGA